In Populus nigra chromosome 1, ddPopNigr1.1, whole genome shotgun sequence, one genomic interval encodes:
- the LOC133686249 gene encoding chloroplastic lipocalin, with translation MVNAVNVYHHHRRPPILPLQCRSSAPPHFTRGVPGKLLLKCSFENTTSSDVAVRHVLSGFAASLIFLSQTNQVLAADVFQSHNICQLASAAENKITPLPLDDSSGGGMGKLMMMRAMTVKDFDPVRYSGRWFEVASLKGGFAGQGQGDCHCTQGVYTLDLETPAIQVDTFCVHGGPSGYITGIRGKVQCLSGDDLEKQATELEKQEMIAEKCFLRFPTLPFIPKEPYDVIATDYDNFALVSGAKDKSFIQIYSRTPNPGPAFIEKYKAYLANFGYDPSKIKDTPQDCEVMSNSKLAAMMSMSGMQKALTNEFPDLELRSSVQFNPFTSVFDTLKKLLELYFK, from the exons atggTAAATGCTGTAAATgtttatcatcatcatcgaaGACCGCCAATTCTTCCACTTCAATGTCGCTCCTCTGCTCCTCCTCATTTCACCAG GGGAGTGCCTGGAAAGCTTTTGTTAAAATGTTCATTTGAGAACACTACATCAAGTGATGTTGCAGTAAGGCATGTGCTATCTGGATTTGCAGCCTCATTAATATTTCTTTCCCAGACAAATCAG GTTCTTGCAGCAGATGTGTTTCAATCCCACAATATCTGCCAGCTTGCAAGCGctgcagaaaataaaataaccccCCTTCCACTTGATGACAGTTCTGGTGGAGGAATGGGAAAACTAATGATGATGAGAGCTATGACAGTCAAGGATTTTGATCCTGTCAGATATTCTGGAAGGTGGTTTGAAGTAGCTTCACTAAAAGGTGGATTTGCTGGGCAAGGTCAAGGAGACTGCCATTGCACGCAG GGCGTGTATACATTAGATTTGGAAACACCAGCTATCCAGGTAGATACCTTTTGTGTTCATGGTGGCCCTAGTGGTTACATCACAGGTATAAGGGGGAAGGTTCAGTGCTTGTCAGGGGATGATTTAGAGAAGCAAGCTACTGAGCTAGAAAAGCAAGAAATGATTGCAGAGAAGTGTTTCCTCCGTTTTCCAACCTTGCCATTTATCCCCAAGGAGCCTTATGATGTGATTGCTACTGACTATGATAACTTTGCTCTTGTTTCGGGAGCAAAAGACAAAAGTTTTATTCAG ATATACTCAAGAACACCTAACCCTGGACCTGCATTCATTGAGAAATACAAAGCTTATTTGGCTAACTTTGGGTATGATCCAAGCAAAATCAAGGACACCCCACAAGATTGTGAAGTTATGTCCAACAGTAAGCTTGCCGCCATGATGTCCATGTCTGGGATGCAAAAGGCACTTACAAATGAATTTCCTGATCTAGAATTAAGGAGCTCTGTCCAATTTAATCCCTTCACAAGCGTGTTTGATACTTTGAAGAAGCTACTGGAGCTTtatttcaaatag